A segment of the Burkholderia sp. PAMC 26561 genome:
GATGGCCAGAGCGCAGCGTCGGGCTGCACTGCCGGCGCACGATGCGCCGCTCCGAACCAGCCTCCGTTTCGCGACACCAAAGCAGAGCGATAGGTCTTGCCCACGGACTCCGGGTCTCCACGCCGATAAATCGCTGCGAGCGTTGCGGCTATGTCCGCGTCGAAATCAGTGACCGTCTGGTCGAAGTGCGTCAGGTAGAAGCCGTAATAATCCCACTGCCCGTTTGGAAATTGATCGGCCGGATAGAGCGTCCGATCGACCAAGGGCAACAAGTTGCGCAAGGCGAAGCTCTCGGGCATATACGGGACGGACGCGAATACCACGCCACGGCTGCGCTCTGCATGATGAGCAGCCAGCGCCCCGGCCACCGGGCTTCCCAGGTCGTGGCCGACCCAGATTGCCGGACGCGCGCCCAGATGATCGTGAAGTTCGACCATGTCTTGCACGATTTCCTTGAGCGCGTAGGCACTGGACGCGGACGGCGCCGTCGAGCCTCCATAACCGCGCATGTCCGGCGCGACGCACCGCCAGCCTTTTGATGCAAAGGCTTCGATCTGCGGTCGCCACATCAGGCCGATTCCAGGCCAGCCGTGGAGGAAGATCATCAACGGCCCCTCGGCCGGTCCAGCCTCCAGATAGCGCGTGGTATGGCGAGGCGAACTGAAGGTGCGCGCGATCAAGACTGGACGATCCCGCAATGCAGCGCCATCTGGTGCGGCCGCGATAGTCGAGCTTTTGAGTTCGTTGGGCATAACGCTTACCTCATCCGTTTTCTCGTGCGGAACGCTCGGCGGAGATTGCAAAGCCATCCGGGAAACCGCCGCTTCGGGTCACAATCGCTGCATGGATCAAAAACCGATACATTGCACGTTTCGCAGAATGTTAGCATATGCCCGCAATATGTGGGTATATGCCGATAATTTATTGAGCGTGGGGAGAGGCTGCCTCTCCCATTCCCGGACGCCAACGACCGCCGATTAAACCTGTGTCATCCCTCCATCGATACACAACTCCGCGCCCGCCACAAAACTGCTGTCGGAAGACGCAAGGAATAATGCCGCGTTCGCCACTTCCTCCGGACGACCCAGGCGGTTCAAAGGAATCCGGCTCGTCAGTGAGAGCCGGACTTCGTCGCTGACGTTCTCGAACATGGGAGTGTCGATGGGACCCGGGCTCAACACGTTCACGCGGATTGCCCGTGCCGCGAGTTCGGCAGTCCAGGTACGCGTATACGACCGGACTGCGGCCTTTGTAGCCGAGTACGTTCCGTAACCCGGGTTGCCGATCGATCCGGCAATCGAACCCACCAACACGATGCTGCTGCCGCTCGCCATCTGCTGCACCGCGCGCTGAACGGTGAACACCATGCCGCGGACGTTGACGTCGAACGTTTTATCGAAGTGATCTTCGGTCGTGGAATCGAGCGTCGAGAACTCCGATATACCCGACGACGTCACCAGGATATCCAGCTTGCCGGCCTTCGCCTTGACCGTATCGAACAGCTGGTCGAGATCGCTTGCACTCGTCACGTCGCCTTGCACGGCTTCCACGTGACCGCCAATCAACGCAACGGCCTCATCGAGCTGCGCCTTGCGACGGCCGGTGATAAAAACATGGGCGCCTTCTTCGGCGAAGCGCCGCGCTATCGCAAGACCGATCCCGCTATTGCCACCGGTGATAACCGCTGTCTTTCCTTCGAGCTTCAGCACAGTCAACCCCTTGTATGTTCAGTCCGGCCGAAGATACACCGTGTATATTTAGTGTCAATTACGCACCGTGCATAGACTAGATATACGAAAGGAAACCGTGATGGCATCAAAGGTGGCATTGAAGGCGGAACCGCCGCTTGCCGAGATCAACGCGACGCGGCCCGTTCTAGAGCAGATCGCGAACAAATGGTCGGTGTTGATCCTGACCGTGTTGTGCACCGAACCCTCGCGTTTCAACGCGATAAAGCGACGCCTCGATCCCATTACGCACAAGGCGTTGACCGAAGCTTTGCGACGGCTGGAGCGAAACGGACTGGTCAATCGCCGGGTCATAGCATCGTCGCCGGTGGCGGTCGAGTATTCGATCACTTCGCTCGGTCGAACGTTGCAAGATCCATTCGAGGCGCTCGTGGTGTGGGCGGCGAAGCATGGCGGGGGTATCGAGAGAGCGCAGCTTGCTTACGATGAAAAGGCGCTTTGAACCGGTTTAATCGGCAGACCGGGTTTGCTTTCCCTCTGCGGCCAGATAGCGTCCGGGCGTCGTCCCCAAGGCGCGCCGGAACATATCGATAAACGCGCTGACGTTGTCGTATCCCAGTTCGAGCGCGATCGTCGTCACCGACACGCCATCCGCGACAAGTTCCAGCGCGCGAAGCAAGCGCGCCTGCTGACGCCACTGCGCGAAACTCAAGCCGGTCTCCTCCGCAAACCGGCGGCTCAAGGTCCGTGGCGCCAAACCCGCCCACGCGGCCCATTCCTCGAGACGGCGGTTGTCGGAGAGATCACTGGCTAACGCATCCGTGATTCGGATGAGCCGTGCATCTTCCGGGCGCGGAAGGACCAGCGATTCTTCTTTCGATGCGGCCAGTTCATCGATCACCACTTCTGCTATCCGCGTCTGCGTCTGGTCCAACTCGGCGCCCGGCCACGTCGCGGCGCGTCTCACTGCTTCGCGCAGCAACGGCGTTGTCCTGATCGCCCGGGGCTCCGACGGCAGATTGGCACATCGGTGCTCGGTGATGAAAACGCTCCAGCCCGAGAACGGTCCATACGAGCGCACGGAGTGGACGCAATGCGGCGGAATCCAGATTGCATGGACGGCGGGGACGACCCAGTGCTGTTTGTCCAGGCCGACCGACATCAAGCCGCTCAATGCGCCCATGAGTTGTCCGCGCGCATGGCTGTGCGACGGCGTGGCGCGCGCTTCGTCCTGCGTCAGTTCAGCCGCGGCGAGGAACGGAACGTCCGGCGAGGTCACGAGGTCGGGTCGAATCAAATATGAAGTCATGGCTGAAACGCGGTATCGATTGGCCTTTATACCGGAGCCTGGCCGCGCTCGCACGCCTAAACTGGCTTCATTCTTACTGCTTCAGGAGGCCATCGCGATGCGAGCCCAGGACATGCTCCCCGACCATATCAATAAGGCTGAAATCGGCGGGACCACGATTCGAAAGGGTACTGTCGCCGCATTTCTCGCGAATGCTCGTGTCTGGACCGATCCGGAAGCAAGCGAAAACGCACGCGCTGAAGTCGAGACGGACATGCTTGAAGCGCTGCCCGCACTGCGCGCCGTCGGCTTGTTCGATGTCCTCGACATTCGCGATGCCGCGCTGCGCGCCTGGGTCGCCGCAAACACCAAGGACTAAGGAAGACGCCATGAAAGCAGCAATCATCAAAGCGCCGGGTGAAGACCCGGTTTACGCCGACTTCGATCAACCTGTCGCTCAAGCCGGTCATCGACTGATCGAAGTGACGGCAAGCGCACTGAGCCACGTTGCGCGGGCTCGGGCATTGGGGACGCATTATTCATCGGCGACGACGTTCCCGTTCGTTGCAGGCGTCGATGGAACCGGGCGTCTGGAAGACGGTCAGCGCGTCTATTTTTTCAAGCCGGAGGCGCCGTCTGGATCGTTGGCCGAATACTGCCTCGTGTCCGCCGCTCATTGTGTCGCGTTGCCCGATGCGCTCGATGACGTCACCGCAGCGGCCATCGCGATTCCGGGCATGTCTTCTTTGGCGGCGCTCGTCGAGCGGGGCGGCTTCGTTGCGGGCGAGACGGTGCTGATCAACGGCGCGACGGGTACGTCCGGGCGCCTCGCGGTGCAGATCGCGAAGCATCTCGGGGCGGGGAAGGTCATCGCTACCGGGCGGCGCGAGACCACGCTTGCATCGATGAAAACAGCCGGCGCCGATGTGACTATTTCGCTGGAACAGGAAGAGGGCGCGTTGAACCGCGCGTTTGAGTCGCAATTTGCAGAAGGCGTGGACGTGGTGCTGGATTACTTGTGGGGAAGCAGCGCCCGGGCGTTGTTGGTTTCAGCGGCGAAGGCGTCGCCTGACGATCACCCAGTCCGGTTTGTGCAGATCGGTTCCATTAGCGGCACCGATATCCAGTTGCCAGCCGCCGTCCTGCGCTCGGCGGCGATCACGCTTACGGGCAGCGGTATTGGAAGTGTTCCGTTGCCCCGCCTTCTGCATGCCATGCAGCAAGTGTTCAATGCAGCCGTACCCGCCGGTCTGCGGACCGACACCGAGATCGTTCCGCTTGCGAATATCGGCAAGTATTGGGCGCATGCGGACAGTTTGCGCCGGACGGTTTTTGTTCCGAAGCCGTGAGGTCAAGAGCGGTACGATGAACATCGCCGGCGGTATAACGTGTACGCTACAATCGCCGCATGGCTAAAAAATCCCCTCCTGCTCCCGCCGTCAAGGACGTTCGCGCTGTTGCGGACGTCCCGAAGCTTACCGGCGCCGACGAGTATCACTTCTCCGAGCAGATCGGCCACCTGCTGCGGCGCGCGTATCAGCGCCACGTCGCGATCTTCCAGGCGGCAATTCCCGATTCGGACCTGACGGCCGCGCAATTCGTGACGTTGTGCGCGGTGAAGGAGCAGCAGTCGTGCTCGCTCAACGACATCGTGAAAGCGACAGCTATCGACCAGGCTACCATCCGTGGCGTGGTCGAGCGGCTCAAGGCGCGTTCGCTGATTGTTGTTTCCCCCGATCCGCTCGATGGACGCAAGCTTCTTGTTCGCACTACGCCCGAAGGCCTTGCGCTGATTGATCAGAGCATTCCGTTTGCCAAGCAGGTCAGCGAGCAGACGTTCGGCGGATTGAACCCCGCTGAACGTGTCGCGATCGTCTATCTGTTGCGGGCGATGACGCGGGCGGAAGAAAACTAAAGCACCGGCGTCAAAGATGCTTGCAACGCAGCCCGCACCACATCGGCCGTGAACGGCGCTTCCCGGAACCTGACGCCGGTGGCATCGAAAAGCGCATTGGCAATAGCCGCCGCCCCGGGCAACGAAGCCGACTCGCCCGACCCCAGCGGCGGTTCCCCTTGCCGTTCCATTTGCACGACATCGATCAACGGTAATTCCGGGAAGGTCAGGATTGGATAACTGCCCCATTCGCGACTCGCGACGAGACCATCGGTGAAGCGAACACGCTCCTTCAATACACGGCTGATCGTCTGAATCACATTGCCGTGGATCTGATGACGCACGCCGTCGGAATTGACCACCGTGCCGGTATCCTGACCAACGGTCACGCGCTTCAGACGAATTTCGCCGGTCACACGATCCACCTCCAGATCGACGATCCAGGCCGACCATGCCGCCCCAAACCCTGGAAAGCGGCTATGAACATAACGCGCATACGCCACGCCATGTCCTTGCAGGACGCGCGCGTTCGCATCGTCAGGTTTTACGCGACGTTGCCAGCCCGCACGCGCGGCCACTGCTTCCAGCAACTCCCTCGCGCGTTCGTCCTGCAAATGCCGCAGCCGGAATTCGAGCGGATCGGCGCCTGTTTCGACGGCGAGTTCATCGATAAACACATCATGCGCAAACGAGTTCGGCAACGCCGATACCCCCCGGAACCACGACGCCCTGATGAGTGGTGCCATGTCGTTGCACACAAACCGCCGATGCTCGAACGTGTACGGCGAAACCGCCGTGCGATCGCCCATTTCGAAGACGCGCGGCTCGGCCGGCAACGCGCCCGTGAGCAGCAATGCAAGCAGCGGCGCATCGTTCGATGGATACCGCGACGCGAACTCATACGCGAGCGTCTCGCCGCTGTCCGAGACAGTGCCGGTCACGTCCACCACTTGCGCGGTTCCCTTGGGCTCCCACTGATGCTCATCGGCACGAGACAACTGCACGCGCACCGGGCGGCGCATCGCACGCGAAAGCAACAGGGCGTCGCCGGCCACGTCATCGGCGCAGTTGCGGCCGTAGCATCCGGAGGCTTCCATGCGCACGATATCGATGTCACCTTCCGCGCGTTCCACGAGTCGCGACAGGTCGAAGCGCAAGCTTTGCGGGTTCTGCGTTCCTGACCACACGGTGATGTGGTCATCGCAGTAATCGGCGAGGGCGCAGGACGGTCCTATCGATGCATGCATCTGGTAGGGCCATACATAAGTGCGTGTCAGGGTCGTGGTATTGGGCTTGCCCTGAACGGATGCCACATCGCCTTCTTCGAGCAGCAAGCGCCGCTTTGCAGGCGCGTTCGATATGGCCTTCGCGGGGTCATCGAGAGACGGCAGCGTTGGCATCGGCCGCCATCTGACGCGCAGCGCGCGGGCGGCGCGAATGGCCTGTTCCTCGCGCTCGGCGACCACGCCAACGAAGTCGCCGATCACCACAACGCCGCGCACGCCGGGCATGACTTCCACGGACGACCGGTCCACATCGATCAGCATCTTGCCGATGAACTCGCCGCAATCATGTCCCGCATACGGCGGCCGCACCACACGCCCGTGCAGCATGCCGGGCACGCGCATATCGTGCACGAACGTGAGCGCGCCCGTTGCTTTCGCGGGCAGATCGACGCGCGGCGTCGAGCGTCCGACAATGCGGTATGTCGACGGATCTTTCACCGCAGTGGTGTTATCGAGCGCGAGCGTCAGGCGCTCCCCTCGAAGCAATGCGCCGAAGCTGAGGCGGGTGCCATCAGGTGCGATGACGCAGCCATTGTCGGTACGCAGAAGCGCGGCATCCGCGGCGTCCATTCCCCACGCGCGCGCCGCCAATCCGATCAACGCAAGCCGCGCCTGCGCCGCCGCATACCGCAGCGGCACGGCCGAGATCTGGATCGTCGCGCTTGCAATCGTCGGCCCCTGGTTCGGCACTTGCGCCGAATCGCCCAGGATCATCTGCACGCGCGTGGCGGGCACGTCCAGCTCTTCCGCCACGATCTGCCCGAGCGATGTCCGGATGCCCGTTCCCAGATCCACATGACCGTTGAAGGCGAAAATGCGTTCGTCGTCGAGTACGGCGACGAAGATTTCCGGCGTGTCCTGAACGTACGAAGACCCGCTGCCCGGTTGCCCGGGCGCGGGTTTCACCGGCGCGGCCGGCTGCCTGACGACGTTCAGGCAGCCGTTGCGCGCGAGCAGTTCACTCCGGGTCGGCGTTCCTGCAATTGGCATGACGCGTTTTCCAGAAAATTCGGTTATCGATTGACAATACTCTTGGGCATCGCCAGCGCCAAGAGACATCCTGCCAGCATGCAAATGCCGAACGTGATCAAACTGGCGCTCATGCTGTGCGTCGCGTCTTTCATCCAGCCGAGCACGTAGGTGCTCGCAAAACCGCCGAGGTTCGCAATCGAACATGCGAACGCGATGCCCGCCGCCGCAGCGGTGCCGCGCAGGAACGTGGACGGCAGGGCCCATACCACCGGCATGGCTGCGGCGACGCCGGCATTCGCAATCGACAACAGGATCACGGTGATCGCCGTGCTGCCGCTGAAGAATGTGCTCGCGATCAAACCAAACGCCGTGCACGCAAACGGCACGACGATATGCCAGCGGCGTTCGCGATACTTGTCCGAACTCGCACCGGTCACGAGCATCATGATGACGGCGAGCGCATTCGGAATCGCGGTCAGCATGCCGATTTCCAGCGCGCTCTCGACGCCCGAATCGCGAATGATGCTGGGCATCCAGAAGCTGATGGCATACGTCCCGAGCAACACGCACAGATCGATGAGACCCAGCGCCCATACCTTCGGGTCCGTGAACGCGTCCCGCAGCCGATGCCCCTTGCCCGCATGCGATTCCTGCGCGAGATCGTGCTTCAGGCGGCGGCGTTCATCGTGATCGAGAAACTTGGCGGACTCCACGGTATTGGGCAGATAAAAAAACACCAGCACCCCCAGCACGATGGACGGCAACGCTTCCAGGCCGAACAGCCACTGCCAGCCTTGCCAGCCGTGCATGCCGTCGAAAAAGGTCAGGATCCATCCTGACAACGGGCCGCCAACCAGGCTCGACAACGGCAGCCCCATCATGAAGAGCGCGATGATCTTGCTGCGCCGTGCATCGGGGAACCAGTTCGTCAGATACAGCAGCACGCCCGGCAGGAAACCCGCTTCAGCCACGCCCAGCATGAAACGCAGTACGTAGAACTGGCCGGGCGTCTTCACGAACACGGTGAGGCCGGAGAGGATGCCCCACGTCACCATGATCCGCGCAATCCAGAGCTTCGCGCCGACTTTTTGCAGGATCAGGTTGCTCGGCACTTCGAACAGGATATAGCCGACAAAAAAGAGGCCGGCGCCGAGTCCGTAGACGGTATCGCTGAAATTGAGTGCATCGAGCATCTGCAGCTTTGCGAGGCCGACGTTCACGCGGTCCAGATACGCCGAGAAATAGCAGAGGCAGAAGAACGGTATGAGCCGCCAGGTGAGCTTCTTGTAAAGCATGCGTTCTGCCTGGGCGTCGGTGTGCAGCGAGCCGCGCGCAGTGTCCGTGATCGGGGTCGACATGAGGTGTCTCCTGGGAAGCTTGCTTTAATGAGGTGCTGTGAATGAGGTGCTGTG
Coding sequences within it:
- a CDS encoding winged helix-turn-helix transcriptional regulator; its protein translation is MASKVALKAEPPLAEINATRPVLEQIANKWSVLILTVLCTEPSRFNAIKRRLDPITHKALTEALRRLERNGLVNRRVIASSPVAVEYSITSLGRTLQDPFEALVVWAAKHGGGIERAQLAYDEKAL
- a CDS encoding MarR family winged helix-turn-helix transcriptional regulator, whose amino-acid sequence is MAKKSPPAPAVKDVRAVADVPKLTGADEYHFSEQIGHLLRRAYQRHVAIFQAAIPDSDLTAAQFVTLCAVKEQQSCSLNDIVKATAIDQATIRGVVERLKARSLIVVSPDPLDGRKLLVRTTPEGLALIDQSIPFAKQVSEQTFGGLNPAERVAIVYLLRAMTRAEEN
- a CDS encoding xanthine dehydrogenase family protein molybdopterin-binding subunit, coding for MPIAGTPTRSELLARNGCLNVVRQPAAPVKPAPGQPGSGSSYVQDTPEIFVAVLDDERIFAFNGHVDLGTGIRTSLGQIVAEELDVPATRVQMILGDSAQVPNQGPTIASATIQISAVPLRYAAAQARLALIGLAARAWGMDAADAALLRTDNGCVIAPDGTRLSFGALLRGERLTLALDNTTAVKDPSTYRIVGRSTPRVDLPAKATGALTFVHDMRVPGMLHGRVVRPPYAGHDCGEFIGKMLIDVDRSSVEVMPGVRGVVVIGDFVGVVAEREEQAIRAARALRVRWRPMPTLPSLDDPAKAISNAPAKRRLLLEEGDVASVQGKPNTTTLTRTYVWPYQMHASIGPSCALADYCDDHITVWSGTQNPQSLRFDLSRLVERAEGDIDIVRMEASGCYGRNCADDVAGDALLLSRAMRRPVRVQLSRADEHQWEPKGTAQVVDVTGTVSDSGETLAYEFASRYPSNDAPLLALLLTGALPAEPRVFEMGDRTAVSPYTFEHRRFVCNDMAPLIRASWFRGVSALPNSFAHDVFIDELAVETGADPLEFRLRHLQDERARELLEAVAARAGWQRRVKPDDANARVLQGHGVAYARYVHSRFPGFGAAWSAWIVDLEVDRVTGEIRLKRVTVGQDTGTVVNSDGVRHQIHGNVIQTISRVLKERVRFTDGLVASREWGSYPILTFPELPLIDVVQMERQGEPPLGSGESASLPGAAAIANALFDATGVRFREAPFTADVVRAALQASLTPVL
- a CDS encoding alpha/beta hydrolase, translated to MPNELKSSTIAAAPDGAALRDRPVLIARTFSSPRHTTRYLEAGPAEGPLMIFLHGWPGIGLMWRPQIEAFASKGWRCVAPDMRGYGGSTAPSASSAYALKEIVQDMVELHDHLGARPAIWVGHDLGSPVAGALAAHHAERSRGVVFASVPYMPESFALRNLLPLVDRTLYPADQFPNGQWDYYGFYLTHFDQTVTDFDADIAATLAAIYRRGDPESVGKTYRSALVSRNGGWFGAAHRAPAVQPDAALWPSTDFDALVDVFRASGFRPANAWYLNDDANIAYAQAAPDGGLLHQPVLFVNGDFDRICDITRSRLGEPMRSTCTDLTVTTLPSGHWLPLERKTELVQVMRSWLEGKGIS
- a CDS encoding quinone oxidoreductase family protein, which codes for MKAAIIKAPGEDPVYADFDQPVAQAGHRLIEVTASALSHVARARALGTHYSSATTFPFVAGVDGTGRLEDGQRVYFFKPEAPSGSLAEYCLVSAAHCVALPDALDDVTAAAIAIPGMSSLAALVERGGFVAGETVLINGATGTSGRLAVQIAKHLGAGKVIATGRRETTLASMKTAGADVTISLEQEEGALNRAFESQFAEGVDVVLDYLWGSSARALLVSAAKASPDDHPVRFVQIGSISGTDIQLPAAVLRSAAITLTGSGIGSVPLPRLLHAMQQVFNAAVPAGLRTDTEIVPLANIGKYWAHADSLRRTVFVPKP
- a CDS encoding MFS transporter, with amino-acid sequence MLYKKLTWRLIPFFCLCYFSAYLDRVNVGLAKLQMLDALNFSDTVYGLGAGLFFVGYILFEVPSNLILQKVGAKLWIARIMVTWGILSGLTVFVKTPGQFYVLRFMLGVAEAGFLPGVLLYLTNWFPDARRSKIIALFMMGLPLSSLVGGPLSGWILTFFDGMHGWQGWQWLFGLEALPSIVLGVLVFFYLPNTVESAKFLDHDERRRLKHDLAQESHAGKGHRLRDAFTDPKVWALGLIDLCVLLGTYAISFWMPSIIRDSGVESALEIGMLTAIPNALAVIMMLVTGASSDKYRERRWHIVVPFACTAFGLIASTFFSGSTAITVILLSIANAGVAAAMPVVWALPSTFLRGTAAAAGIAFACSIANLGGFASTYVLGWMKDATHSMSASLITFGICMLAGCLLALAMPKSIVNR
- a CDS encoding AraC family transcriptional regulator, producing the protein MTSYLIRPDLVTSPDVPFLAAAELTQDEARATPSHSHARGQLMGALSGLMSVGLDKQHWVVPAVHAIWIPPHCVHSVRSYGPFSGWSVFITEHRCANLPSEPRAIRTTPLLREAVRRAATWPGAELDQTQTRIAEVVIDELAASKEESLVLPRPEDARLIRITDALASDLSDNRRLEEWAAWAGLAPRTLSRRFAEETGLSFAQWRQQARLLRALELVADGVSVTTIALELGYDNVSAFIDMFRRALGTTPGRYLAAEGKQTRSAD
- a CDS encoding SDR family NAD(P)-dependent oxidoreductase, which produces MLKLEGKTAVITGGNSGIGLAIARRFAEEGAHVFITGRRKAQLDEAVALIGGHVEAVQGDVTSASDLDQLFDTVKAKAGKLDILVTSSGISEFSTLDSTTEDHFDKTFDVNVRGMVFTVQRAVQQMASGSSIVLVGSIAGSIGNPGYGTYSATKAAVRSYTRTWTAELAARAIRVNVLSPGPIDTPMFENVSDEVRLSLTSRIPLNRLGRPEEVANAALFLASSDSSFVAGAELCIDGGMTQV